One part of the Mesorhizobium sp. M4B.F.Ca.ET.058.02.1.1 genome encodes these proteins:
- a CDS encoding aldehyde dehydrogenase family protein → MPAVLRWLGGQARRSLYSAGADLVDYTVRSPFGVSAQIVPWNGPLELTARSLACAIATGNSVVVKSPELAPLSGIELARACETAGLPAGAVNVLTGYGQTAGQALIDHPDVRHIVFTGSMATGRTVLKAAAERIVPCIMELGGKSAAVVYSDADLDAVVEAVRIGTYLNAGQNCNNLTRLLVERSIADETLERVKACVEGLSIGPGRENCDITPLISQKQREGVESACRMALSQGARLVAGGTALSVRSGYFMAPTVFADVAPDSSLFQKEVFGPVLSVTGFDDPIKGIELANDTDQGLAAGVFTRDIDRALWSADRLWAGQVYVNGWYVGGVETPFGGVKKSGYGREKGQEALDGYVQTRNIGIRISQPLSGSGNSEPAVNRSDRYC, encoded by the coding sequence ATACCTGCGGTACTACGCTGGCTTGGCGGACAAGCTCGAAGGTCGCTCTATTCCGCGGGGGCGGATCTTGTTGACTATACGGTTAGAAGCCCCTTCGGAGTGTCAGCCCAGATCGTTCCTTGGAACGGCCCCCTCGAACTGACGGCCCGTTCACTAGCTTGCGCCATTGCAACTGGTAACTCAGTGGTAGTGAAGTCCCCCGAACTGGCTCCTTTATCAGGCATAGAACTTGCTCGCGCCTGTGAGACCGCGGGCCTGCCTGCCGGAGCCGTAAACGTGCTCACTGGGTATGGCCAGACGGCAGGCCAGGCGCTGATCGATCATCCCGATGTTCGCCACATCGTCTTTACGGGCTCCATGGCAACCGGGCGAACCGTCCTCAAGGCTGCAGCGGAGCGCATCGTACCCTGCATCATGGAACTGGGCGGCAAATCGGCCGCTGTCGTTTATTCCGATGCCGATCTCGACGCCGTCGTGGAAGCGGTGCGTATCGGAACCTATCTAAATGCTGGCCAGAATTGCAACAACCTAACAAGATTGCTTGTAGAGCGTTCAATCGCTGATGAAACGTTAGAAAGAGTGAAGGCCTGCGTCGAAGGACTCTCAATTGGACCAGGACGCGAAAACTGCGACATCACCCCGTTGATCTCTCAAAAGCAGCGAGAGGGGGTCGAGAGCGCCTGCCGGATGGCCCTGTCGCAAGGGGCACGGCTTGTGGCCGGCGGAACTGCACTTTCGGTGCGAAGCGGCTATTTCATGGCGCCGACTGTATTTGCCGATGTCGCGCCCGACAGTAGTCTTTTTCAGAAAGAAGTCTTCGGTCCTGTTCTTTCCGTTACTGGTTTCGATGATCCGATAAAAGGGATCGAACTGGCCAACGATACCGATCAAGGCTTGGCAGCGGGCGTTTTCACCCGGGATATCGACCGGGCTCTTTGGAGCGCGGATCGCCTTTGGGCTGGCCAAGTGTACGTGAATGGATGGTACGTCGGCGGCGTAGAAACGCCGTTCGGTGGAGTGAAGAAGTCTGGCTACGGTAGGGAAAAGGGTCAGGAAGCCCTTGATGGCTACGTGCAGACCAGAAATATTGGCATCCGGATCTCACAACCCTTGTCTGGTTCGGGCAACAGCGAGCCCGCCGTGAATCGATCCGATCGTTATTGCTAG
- a CDS encoding GMC family oxidoreductase N-terminal domain-containing protein, whose product MANRLSADGSHVLLVEAGPDFLPNEIPDDILDGNPTRAYYNQRYQWPSLTAAVARNSDRRVHYEQARVIGGGSSINAQVANRGGPADYDEWASTGATGWDWEGVLPYFRRLECDLDFRDHFHGNSGPLPISRADKGEWSGFVNAVSTAFEDENIPFWPDFNGEFRDGHSVVPLTNLNRRRVSAAMAYLPESVRARTNLTILAETTVVKLTLSGRKITGVDTESKTGRRQSYSAPTVVLCAGAIHSPAILMRSGIGPAKPLSELGIQVIADIKGVGKNLQEHAGVAISAYLKPEDRMLPTATGYIQMHARYSSGHDGCPPTDMAISVLAKSAWHPIGKRLGTLNFWVNRVYSTGTVSLKSSSHFIEPEVNFDMLSDQRDAERLKNAFRFVARLINHKALANTALDPFPSTWTGRAKRIGKYNRLNYGLTSLLAAVMDSSSSLRRSLIRFAITDGRSISDLLNNDELLDYFVRQNVFGNFHPTSTCRMGSAHDPNSVTDPTGRVHGLSGLRIADASVMPFCPRANTNIPTIMVAEKMSDAILHERGAAMKVSLVK is encoded by the coding sequence ATGGCGAACAGGTTGTCGGCCGATGGTAGTCACGTCCTGCTCGTCGAAGCTGGGCCTGACTTTCTCCCCAACGAAATTCCTGATGATATTCTAGATGGGAACCCGACGCGCGCTTACTACAATCAACGATATCAGTGGCCGTCACTTACTGCAGCCGTTGCGCGAAATAGCGACAGACGTGTGCACTATGAGCAAGCTCGAGTCATAGGTGGAGGCTCCAGTATCAACGCTCAAGTCGCCAATCGGGGTGGACCCGCCGATTATGATGAGTGGGCCTCCACCGGGGCAACGGGTTGGGATTGGGAAGGCGTCCTGCCATATTTCCGCCGACTCGAATGCGATCTGGACTTTCGCGATCACTTCCACGGCAACAGCGGGCCGTTGCCGATTAGCCGTGCCGACAAAGGAGAGTGGTCAGGATTCGTGAACGCGGTGTCGACGGCTTTTGAAGATGAAAATATACCCTTCTGGCCTGACTTCAACGGTGAGTTCCGCGATGGCCACTCAGTTGTTCCACTAACAAACCTCAATCGTCGCCGAGTGTCAGCTGCGATGGCTTATTTGCCAGAGAGTGTCCGCGCTCGGACAAATCTTACAATTTTGGCAGAAACTACGGTCGTAAAACTAACTCTTTCAGGTCGCAAAATAACTGGCGTCGATACTGAGAGTAAGACCGGTCGTCGCCAATCCTATAGCGCACCAACTGTGGTCCTATGTGCTGGCGCTATTCATTCGCCCGCAATACTGATGCGATCCGGTATTGGCCCGGCTAAACCCTTATCAGAGCTCGGCATTCAAGTCATCGCAGATATTAAAGGAGTCGGAAAAAACCTGCAGGAGCATGCCGGGGTCGCCATCTCGGCGTACTTGAAGCCAGAGGATCGGATGTTGCCGACCGCGACCGGATATATCCAGATGCATGCTCGGTATTCATCCGGTCACGACGGTTGCCCGCCTACCGATATGGCCATCTCGGTTCTGGCGAAATCTGCCTGGCATCCCATTGGCAAACGCCTAGGGACGCTCAATTTCTGGGTTAATCGCGTCTATTCGACAGGAACTGTCTCGCTCAAGAGTTCCTCTCATTTCATTGAGCCAGAAGTGAACTTCGACATGTTGAGCGACCAGCGCGACGCGGAGCGATTGAAAAACGCGTTTCGATTCGTTGCAAGACTGATTAATCATAAGGCCTTGGCGAATACGGCGCTCGACCCTTTTCCTTCTACCTGGACTGGACGAGCAAAGCGGATCGGCAAGTACAACCGTCTGAACTACGGTCTCACATCCTTGCTCGCGGCCGTTATGGATAGTTCCTCGTCGCTTCGTCGAAGCCTGATCAGATTCGCTATCACTGATGGTCGCAGCATCTCAGACCTTCTAAATAACGACGAGCTTCTTGATTACTTTGTACGACAAAACGTTTTTGGGAATTTTCATCCCACTTCAACTTGCAGAATGGGATCTGCTCATGATCCGAACAGTGTGACGGATCCGACAGGCCGCGTTCATGGACTATCCGGTTTAAGAATCGCCGATGCGTCGGTGATGCCATTCTGCCCGCGAGCAAATACGAACATCCCAACGATTATGGTCGCCGAGAAAATGTCTGACGCCATACTTCATGAACGCGGGGCAGCAATGAAGGTGTCGTTGGTCAAGTAG
- a CDS encoding M20 aminoacylase family protein → MRSIDEFRDIHDEAIAWRRHLHQNPELGYNVHNTARFVAEKLASFGINHVETGIAETGVVAVIQGAGGDGPTIGLRADMDALPIVEATGKPWTSQIEGKMHACGHDGHTAMLLGAAKHLSATRDFKGSVALIFQPAEEDGQGAGRMVQEGLMDRFNISQVFGMHNMPGIDVGKFGIRDGSIMAALDEFDITVTGRGGHAATPHFTIDPVVVGAQIITALQTLVSRNLDPTEALVVSVPKFTGSESYHIIPDSVTLGGTVRSLSPELRDFAEKQIKVCAENIAAAFGAKVEFRHRRLEPLTFNHTEATELAAAAARGLVGREAVNEQVKPVMVSEDFSYMLQARPGAFLFLGNGPTAGLHNPTYDFDDNAIPYGIGYWVNLVEGGLASAA, encoded by the coding sequence ATGCGCAGCATCGATGAATTCCGGGATATTCATGATGAGGCTATCGCTTGGCGCCGTCACCTCCACCAGAATCCGGAACTCGGATACAACGTGCACAACACCGCCCGCTTCGTCGCCGAAAAGCTCGCTTCCTTTGGGATAAACCATGTCGAGACGGGCATAGCCGAGACCGGTGTGGTTGCGGTGATCCAAGGCGCCGGCGGGGACGGACCGACGATTGGCCTGCGCGCGGATATGGACGCCCTGCCGATCGTCGAGGCTACCGGCAAGCCTTGGACTTCCCAGATCGAAGGGAAGATGCATGCCTGCGGTCATGACGGCCACACCGCCATGCTGCTGGGTGCTGCTAAGCATCTCTCCGCCACTCGGGACTTCAAGGGTTCGGTGGCGCTCATTTTCCAACCCGCCGAGGAAGACGGGCAGGGCGCCGGACGAATGGTGCAAGAAGGGTTGATGGACAGGTTCAATATCTCCCAAGTCTTCGGCATGCACAACATGCCAGGTATTGACGTTGGCAAATTCGGTATTCGCGACGGATCGATTATGGCGGCCCTCGACGAGTTTGACATCACTGTCACAGGCCGGGGCGGACACGCTGCAACGCCTCATTTTACTATAGATCCGGTGGTGGTCGGAGCACAGATCATCACGGCGCTCCAGACCTTGGTTTCCCGAAACCTCGATCCGACGGAAGCGCTCGTTGTGTCAGTGCCGAAATTCACCGGAAGTGAATCCTACCACATCATACCTGACTCCGTGACGCTGGGCGGAACGGTTAGGAGCCTATCGCCAGAATTGCGTGATTTTGCGGAAAAACAAATCAAGGTCTGCGCTGAAAATATCGCGGCAGCTTTCGGGGCTAAAGTGGAATTTCGGCACAGGCGTCTCGAGCCGCTGACGTTCAACCACACAGAGGCGACCGAATTGGCCGCCGCAGCCGCGCGGGGTCTTGTGGGGCGAGAGGCAGTCAACGAACAGGTCAAGCCGGTGATGGTCTCGGAGGACTTCTCTTACATGTTGCAGGCGCGACCTGGCGCGTTCCTATTCCTTGGCAACGGACCTACCGCGGGCCTGCACAATCCAACCTACGACTTCGACGACAATGCAATCCCTTACGGGATCGGCTACTGGGTCAACCTGGTGGAAGGCGGCTTGGCTAGCGCTGCATAG
- a CDS encoding FAD-binding oxidoreductase encodes MLNDRRSHGLWERTAPPPPATENLRGNLVADVAIVGAGYTGLSTALHLAERGLDVVVIEAAEIGFGAAGRSTGLVNAGLWVMPSALKETLGPLYGDRLLNLLRDSPRTVFEIVDKHNLQCELKRAGTIHCGADKKGVAEIAERARQWQALGAPVHILDAGETRAKTGTSAFPGGLLDLRAGTIQPLAYVRGLAGAAIAAGATVFTASPVEHIGREGRLWRLATQGGTVRAKWAVLSTDTYTSRIFPELRGEQVVLPFFHVATAPLSHRIRHTILPEGHGAWDTRTVLTAFRTDNAGRLIVGSVGALRGAGTVIHRNWARRRIRALFPQVGEVELEHEWYGRIGMTNDHLPRLHAPAENMIALTGFNGRGIAPGTVFGRELARHISGELRLDAMFLPVSPAQNASFRAIREGYYELGAQIAHLPPAR; translated from the coding sequence ATGCTGAACGATAGACGGTCCCATGGGCTTTGGGAGCGGACAGCTCCGCCGCCGCCTGCAACGGAGAATCTGCGAGGCAACCTCGTCGCCGATGTCGCGATCGTCGGCGCCGGCTACACCGGGTTGTCCACTGCGCTGCACCTTGCCGAGCGGGGCCTGGACGTTGTCGTGATTGAGGCAGCCGAAATTGGTTTTGGCGCCGCCGGGCGAAGCACCGGGTTGGTGAATGCGGGCCTTTGGGTTATGCCCTCGGCGCTCAAGGAGACGCTCGGTCCGCTCTATGGCGATCGTTTGCTTAATTTGCTGCGCGATTCCCCACGCACCGTCTTCGAGATCGTCGACAAGCACAACTTGCAGTGCGAGCTGAAGCGGGCCGGCACGATCCATTGTGGAGCCGATAAGAAGGGCGTTGCCGAGATCGCGGAGCGAGCTCGGCAGTGGCAGGCGCTCGGCGCCCCGGTGCACATCCTCGACGCCGGGGAGACGCGTGCCAAGACAGGCACCTCGGCCTTCCCCGGAGGCCTCCTCGACCTGCGTGCCGGGACGATCCAACCGCTCGCCTATGTGCGCGGCCTCGCTGGTGCGGCGATTGCCGCCGGCGCGACCGTCTTTACGGCGAGCCCGGTCGAGCACATCGGGCGCGAGGGCCGCCTCTGGCGGCTCGCCACGCAAGGTGGAACCGTCCGGGCGAAGTGGGCGGTTCTTTCGACCGACACCTACACGTCGCGCATCTTCCCCGAGCTGCGTGGCGAGCAAGTGGTGCTCCCCTTCTTCCATGTTGCGACTGCGCCGCTGAGCCACAGAATTCGCCACACGATTCTGCCCGAAGGGCACGGCGCATGGGACACCCGCACCGTGCTGACCGCCTTTCGCACAGATAATGCCGGCCGCCTCATCGTCGGCAGCGTCGGCGCGCTCCGCGGCGCCGGAACCGTGATCCATCGCAACTGGGCACGGCGGCGTATCCGGGCGCTCTTCCCGCAGGTCGGTGAGGTCGAGCTGGAGCATGAGTGGTACGGTCGGATCGGCATGACGAACGACCATCTACCACGCCTTCACGCCCCAGCGGAAAACATGATCGCGCTGACGGGCTTCAACGGACGAGGCATCGCGCCGGGCACCGTGTTCGGCCGCGAGCTCGCCCGCCATATCAGCGGCGAGCTGCGGCTCGATGCGATGTTCCTGCCCGTGTCCCCGGCGCAGAACGCCTCCTTCCGGGCCATCAGAGAGGGCTACTATGAGCTCGGTGCGCAGATCGCGCATCTACCGCCGGCGCGCTGA
- a CDS encoding DUF2267 domain-containing protein, with product MYLRRDISYTLQATQNWVSDLAWRLRWHDREQVFRALIATLHALRDCLGRDEAVYIGAQLPALLRGFYYEGWHPGRRAINTKRTSFLDRIHEGLHRDPAVDPEEVARSVLSQFADRLSAAEIEEARAATPKPLHDLWPD from the coding sequence ATGTACCTGAGGCGCGATATCAGCTATACGTTGCAAGCAACCCAGAATTGGGTCAGCGATCTGGCGTGGAGACTACGTTGGCATGACCGCGAGCAGGTTTTCCGAGCCCTGATTGCGACACTTCACGCCCTGCGCGACTGCCTAGGTCGCGACGAGGCGGTGTACATCGGTGCCCAGCTGCCAGCCTTACTCCGCGGCTTTTACTACGAAGGTTGGCACCCCGGCCGCCGCGCCATAAACACAAAACGGACTTCGTTTCTCGACCGGATCCACGAGGGCCTCCACCGCGACCCGGCAGTGGATCCGGAAGAGGTTGCCCGCTCGGTTCTGAGCCAATTCGCGGACCGTTTGTCTGCAGCAGAGATCGAAGAGGCCAGGGCTGCCACTCCAAAACCACTGCATGATCTTTGGCCAGACTGA
- a CDS encoding acetyl-CoA carboxylase biotin carboxylase subunit family protein has product MTKRALILVEGNRSTGELYVKAAKRLGLHPITLSADPTQYDYLAADDMETIRVDTDNLDALISECSRVRATYDIAGITGFTGLDELAYATVGKLCRSFALPGPNPSSIERCCDKFTQRQILAEAGVPMPAYRLASNAADVQSCAAEINLPVILKPAVGSGSSGVLLCRDVDELAKHTIHLLGGKHKWRASPRILVEEFAQGPYYWADIMGNEVIGIGGADFGRPPHFVHRGCTYPAVLTDVEQQRIADVSLSCLEALSLGWGPSNIGFRWTRRGPVVIEVNPRLAGAPGPQMVKLVYGIDLVTEHIKVVIGEESDLRSTRSHVAGARFLLPEGDGILDWIDGASRAAAVEGVSEVKLHVQPKTPIVREGDYRDTIGHVIAASPSRPQTDAILQHAVALIDWSITSVSALGETEHAVAPYLPPGAEMVTDKGTHRSMLVKSSAGDDAV; this is encoded by the coding sequence ATGACAAAAAGAGCTCTCATCCTGGTTGAAGGCAACAGAAGTACTGGTGAGCTATATGTTAAAGCGGCCAAGCGTCTTGGCCTTCATCCAATTACCTTGTCGGCTGACCCAACCCAGTACGATTATCTTGCAGCAGACGATATGGAGACAATCCGCGTCGATACGGACAACCTCGATGCCCTGATCAGCGAATGTTCCCGGGTGCGTGCAACTTATGATATTGCTGGCATCACCGGCTTTACGGGTCTCGATGAGTTAGCCTATGCTACAGTTGGTAAGCTATGCCGATCCTTCGCTCTGCCAGGGCCGAACCCCAGTTCGATTGAACGATGCTGCGATAAATTCACTCAACGTCAGATCCTCGCGGAGGCCGGCGTTCCTATGCCGGCCTATCGCTTAGCATCGAATGCCGCGGACGTACAAAGCTGTGCCGCGGAAATCAACCTCCCGGTAATTCTTAAGCCTGCCGTGGGCAGCGGCAGCAGCGGTGTCCTATTGTGCCGCGACGTCGACGAACTAGCAAAACATACGATCCATCTGTTGGGCGGGAAGCACAAATGGCGGGCTTCGCCCAGGATACTGGTCGAAGAATTCGCACAAGGCCCCTATTATTGGGCTGACATAATGGGGAATGAGGTCATTGGAATTGGCGGCGCTGACTTCGGGCGCCCACCGCATTTTGTCCATCGTGGGTGCACCTATCCAGCGGTGCTTACTGACGTCGAGCAGCAGCGTATCGCCGATGTATCGCTAAGCTGTTTGGAAGCTCTCAGCCTTGGCTGGGGGCCATCGAACATTGGATTCCGCTGGACAAGGCGTGGCCCAGTCGTCATCGAGGTCAATCCGCGTCTTGCTGGCGCGCCCGGTCCTCAAATGGTTAAATTGGTTTATGGTATCGATCTAGTCACCGAGCACATCAAAGTGGTTATCGGCGAAGAATCGGATTTGCGAAGTACGCGTTCGCATGTCGCGGGCGCTCGGTTCCTCCTCCCGGAGGGTGATGGCATCCTCGATTGGATTGATGGCGCCAGTCGAGCGGCTGCCGTAGAAGGTGTCTCGGAGGTCAAATTGCATGTTCAGCCTAAGACACCTATCGTCAGGGAAGGCGATTACCGAGACACGATCGGACACGTCATCGCCGCTTCCCCGAGCCGCCCTCAGACCGACGCGATACTTCAGCACGCCGTTGCCTTGATTGATTGGTCGATCACGTCGGTTTCTGCCCTTGGCGAAACGGAACACGCTGTGGCCCCTTACCTTCCACCTGGTGCGGAGATGGTGACAGATAAAGGTACTCATCGCAGCATGTTGGTGAAATCGAGTGCAGGAGACGATGCGGTCTAG